One uncultured Alphaproteobacteria bacterium genomic region harbors:
- a CDS encoding putative Hemerythrin (Evidence 3 : Function proposed based on presence of conserved amino acid motif, structural feature or limited homology): MAYVQWSRRFELGVPFIDSDHKVLVGLLNRMNDAARTDGDLADIGGILSGLVDYTRYHFAREERAQDAAGYPDIDEHREQHARLAIEARRLFEAYRRDPGGIEVGDILDFLSDWLMDHILLHDMAIKPYLLANFEAVSAAEGVDYASLMSEGTDRKHPDWSRLAVLAVEDSRPFAHVLQAILNVIGIQNVAVANDAEEGLRLAAETPYDLILADWRMEGMDGLDFVHSARNRGVAAPVVMLTGYVDESLEAAREGFQISEWLQKPVTSAELMACIARHVPA; encoded by the coding sequence ATGGCTTACGTCCAGTGGTCGCGTCGATTCGAGCTGGGGGTGCCGTTCATCGATTCCGACCACAAGGTTCTGGTCGGCCTGTTGAACCGCATGAACGACGCCGCGCGCACCGACGGCGACCTCGCCGACATCGGGGGAATCCTCTCCGGGCTGGTCGACTACACCCGCTACCACTTCGCCCGCGAGGAGCGCGCCCAGGACGCGGCGGGCTATCCCGATATCGACGAACACCGCGAGCAGCACGCCCGCCTCGCGATCGAGGCGCGGCGGCTGTTCGAGGCCTACCGCCGCGATCCCGGCGGCATCGAGGTCGGCGACATCCTCGATTTCCTCAGCGACTGGCTGATGGACCACATCCTGTTGCACGACATGGCGATCAAGCCCTATCTGCTCGCCAACTTCGAGGCGGTCTCCGCCGCCGAGGGCGTGGACTACGCCAGTCTGATGAGCGAAGGAACCGATCGCAAGCATCCGGACTGGTCGCGCCTCGCGGTGCTGGCGGTGGAAGACAGTCGCCCGTTCGCGCACGTGCTGCAGGCGATCCTCAACGTCATCGGCATCCAGAACGTCGCCGTCGCCAACGATGCCGAGGAAGGGTTGCGGCTCGCCGCCGAAACCCCGTACGACCTGATCCTCGCCGATTGGCGGATGGAGGGCATGGATGGTCTCGACTTCGTCCATTCCGCCCGCAACCGCGGCGTCGCCGCGCCGGTGGTGATGCTCACCGGCTACGTCGACGAGAGCCTCGAAGCCGCGCGCGAGGGCTTCCAGATTTCCGAATGGCTGCAGAAGCCGGTCACGTCCGCCGAGCTGATGGCCTGCATCGCCCGGCACGTTCCGGCCTGA
- a CDS encoding putative Cell division protein FtsN (Evidence 3 : Function proposed based on presence of conserved amino acid motif, structural feature or limited homology) gives MASQDRRDRETFDVSLLEGLRERVGREAPPEEDLLPPRSARRSLLFGALIGLAAAAGAAWYILGTGGQPNSGPQEVPVVKAEKAPVKVRPADPGGMDVPNQDKLVYNRVEQGSVKPEVEHLLPQPTQPRDLPKSADGLGDGMTPLPPPLPDTAKPVETVKVTPPPAPAETPKAAEPPKPAPAPVAPVAKAEPAKPAEAPKPAPTPSAASGAWQVQLGALKDEAGAEQAWQRAVKSAPELGKLNHEIVRADLGAKGVFYRLRAGGFSAREQADGLCASLKAKGVGCVVAKR, from the coding sequence ATGGCTTCGCAGGACAGACGCGATCGCGAGACCTTCGACGTCAGCCTTCTGGAAGGCTTGCGCGAACGGGTGGGGCGGGAAGCGCCGCCCGAGGAAGACCTTCTGCCGCCGCGGTCGGCGCGGCGCAGCCTGCTGTTCGGCGCGCTGATCGGGCTCGCCGCCGCCGCGGGCGCGGCGTGGTACATTCTCGGCACCGGCGGCCAGCCGAATTCCGGGCCGCAGGAAGTGCCGGTGGTCAAGGCCGAGAAGGCGCCGGTCAAGGTGCGCCCGGCCGACCCGGGCGGGATGGACGTGCCGAACCAGGACAAGCTGGTCTACAACCGCGTCGAGCAGGGCTCGGTCAAGCCGGAGGTGGAGCACCTTCTGCCGCAGCCGACCCAGCCGCGCGATCTGCCGAAGTCCGCCGACGGCCTCGGCGACGGTATGACGCCCCTGCCGCCGCCGCTGCCCGATACCGCCAAGCCGGTGGAGACGGTGAAGGTGACGCCGCCGCCCGCGCCGGCCGAAACGCCGAAGGCCGCCGAGCCGCCGAAGCCCGCGCCCGCGCCGGTCGCGCCGGTGGCCAAGGCCGAGCCCGCGAAGCCCGCCGAGGCGCCGAAACCCGCGCCGACGCCGTCCGCCGCTTCCGGCGCGTGGCAGGTGCAGCTCGGCGCCCTCAAGGACGAGGCCGGGGCGGAGCAGGCCTGGCAGCGCGCGGTCAAGTCCGCGCCCGAGCTCGGCAAGCTCAACCACGAGATCGTCCGTGCCGACCTCGGGGCGAAAGGGGTGTTCTATCGCCTTCGCGCCGGCGGTTTCTCCGCCCGCGAGCAGGCCGACGGCCTGTGCGCGAGCCTGAAGGCGAAGGGCGTCGGCTGTGTCGTCGCCAAGCGCTGA
- the valS gene encoding valyl-tRNA synthetase (Evidence 2a : Function of homologous gene experimentally demonstrated in an other organism; PubMedId : 3275660, 3317277, 9298646; Product type e : enzyme), giving the protein MLDKTYAPAEIEDRLYRQWEDSGVFGCDPDSDEKPFCIMIPPPNVTGSLHMGHALTFSIQDILIRYRRMNGRDALWQPGTDHAGIATQMVVERQLAAEGKTRHDLGREGFIERVWAWKAESGGAITRQLRRLGASLDWPRERFTMDKGLDLAVRKAFVTLHKEGLIYRDKRLVNWDPKLHTAISDLEVEQREVKGKMWHLRYPVKGEDGVYLTVATTRPETMLGDSGVAVHPDDERYKHLIGKCVVLPLVGREIPIVGDAYADPEKGTGAVKITPAHDFNDFEVGKRHNLELINVLDRDAHLNEVAPEAYRGLDRFVARERILADLEALGLLEKVEENPMTQPFGDRSGVVIEPWLTDQWFVDAAELAKDALAAVEDGRTKFVPENWTKTYYEWMRNIQPWCISRQIWWGHQVPAWYGPDGRIFVEMTEDEAKAAARAHYGEDVALTRDSDVLDTWFSSALWPFSTLGWPERTKELARYYPTDVLVTGFDIIFFWVARMMMMGLKFMGEVPFRTVYIHALVRDEKGQKMSKSKGNVIDPLGLIETYGADALRFTLAAMAAQGRDIKMSENRVQGYRNFATKLWNAARFCEMNECRLDPAFAPEAAAHAVNRWVVGKVAEAATAVTEALDAYKFNEAAGAIYQFVWGTFCDWYLEIAKPLLTGDDAALKAETRATAAWVLDETLKLLHPFMPYITEELWAKTAIAPRGQLIVESWPAVRAADAAATADVDWVVALIGAIRSARAEVNVPPSAKTQLVVQEADAESRRRLEAYAPVVERLARVEGISEGEGRPLKGAMQIVLGGATFAVPLAGVIDLDQEKARLAKELKRWDGEVERFDKKLANEKFVASAPEEIVAEQREKRAEALIQQEKVREALRRIETF; this is encoded by the coding sequence ATGCTGGACAAGACCTACGCCCCCGCCGAAATCGAAGACCGCCTCTACCGGCAGTGGGAGGACTCGGGCGTATTCGGCTGCGATCCGGACAGCGACGAAAAGCCCTTCTGCATCATGATCCCGCCGCCGAACGTGACCGGCAGCCTGCACATGGGGCACGCGCTCACCTTCTCGATCCAGGACATCCTGATCCGCTACCGCCGCATGAACGGCCGCGATGCGCTGTGGCAGCCGGGCACCGACCATGCCGGCATCGCCACCCAGATGGTGGTGGAGCGCCAGCTTGCGGCCGAGGGCAAGACCCGCCACGATCTCGGGCGCGAGGGGTTCATCGAACGGGTGTGGGCGTGGAAGGCGGAATCCGGAGGGGCGATCACCCGCCAGCTTCGCCGCCTCGGCGCGTCGCTCGACTGGCCGCGCGAACGCTTCACCATGGACAAGGGCCTGGACCTCGCGGTCCGGAAGGCGTTCGTCACCCTCCACAAGGAGGGCCTGATCTATCGCGACAAGCGTCTCGTCAACTGGGATCCCAAGCTTCACACCGCGATCTCCGACCTCGAGGTCGAGCAGCGCGAGGTGAAGGGCAAGATGTGGCACCTGCGCTATCCGGTGAAGGGCGAGGACGGGGTCTATCTCACCGTCGCCACCACCCGGCCGGAGACGATGCTGGGAGATTCGGGCGTCGCCGTGCATCCCGACGACGAGCGCTACAAGCACCTGATCGGCAAATGCGTGGTGCTGCCGCTGGTGGGGCGCGAGATTCCGATCGTCGGCGATGCCTACGCCGACCCGGAGAAGGGCACCGGCGCGGTGAAGATCACCCCGGCGCACGATTTCAACGACTTCGAGGTCGGCAAGCGCCACAACCTCGAACTCATCAACGTGCTCGATCGCGACGCGCACCTCAACGAGGTCGCGCCGGAGGCCTATCGCGGCCTCGACCGGTTCGTCGCGCGCGAACGCATTCTCGCCGACCTCGAAGCCCTGGGGCTCCTCGAAAAGGTCGAGGAGAACCCGATGACCCAGCCGTTCGGCGACCGCTCCGGCGTCGTCATCGAGCCCTGGCTCACCGACCAGTGGTTCGTCGACGCCGCCGAGCTCGCCAAGGATGCGCTCGCCGCGGTCGAGGACGGGCGGACGAAGTTCGTTCCCGAGAACTGGACCAAGACCTATTACGAGTGGATGCGCAACATCCAGCCGTGGTGCATTTCGCGGCAGATCTGGTGGGGGCATCAGGTTCCCGCGTGGTACGGGCCGGACGGCCGGATCTTCGTCGAGATGACCGAGGACGAGGCCAAGGCCGCGGCCCGCGCGCATTATGGCGAGGACGTGGCGCTCACTCGCGATTCCGACGTGCTCGACACCTGGTTCTCCTCGGCGCTGTGGCCGTTCTCGACCCTCGGCTGGCCCGAGCGGACCAAGGAACTCGCGCGCTATTACCCCACCGACGTGCTCGTCACCGGCTTCGACATCATCTTCTTCTGGGTCGCGCGGATGATGATGATGGGCCTCAAGTTCATGGGCGAGGTGCCGTTCCGCACCGTCTACATCCATGCCCTGGTGCGCGACGAGAAGGGGCAGAAGATGTCGAAGTCGAAAGGCAACGTCATCGATCCCCTCGGTTTGATCGAGACCTACGGCGCCGACGCGCTGCGCTTCACCCTTGCGGCGATGGCGGCGCAGGGGCGCGACATCAAGATGTCGGAGAACCGCGTTCAGGGGTATCGCAACTTCGCCACCAAATTGTGGAACGCCGCGCGCTTCTGCGAGATGAACGAATGCCGTCTCGACCCGGCGTTCGCGCCCGAGGCCGCCGCGCACGCGGTCAACCGCTGGGTCGTCGGCAAGGTCGCCGAGGCCGCGACCGCGGTCACCGAAGCGCTCGACGCCTACAAGTTCAACGAAGCGGCGGGGGCGATCTATCAGTTCGTCTGGGGCACCTTCTGCGACTGGTATCTCGAAATCGCCAAGCCCCTGCTGACCGGCGACGACGCGGCGCTCAAGGCCGAGACCCGCGCCACCGCCGCCTGGGTGCTCGACGAAACGTTGAAGCTCCTGCATCCGTTCATGCCCTACATCACCGAGGAGCTGTGGGCGAAGACCGCGATCGCGCCGCGCGGGCAGCTGATCGTCGAGAGCTGGCCCGCCGTCCGCGCCGCCGATGCGGCGGCGACCGCCGACGTCGATTGGGTGGTGGCGCTGATCGGCGCGATCCGCTCGGCGCGCGCGGAGGTCAACGTGCCGCCGTCGGCGAAGACCCAACTGGTGGTGCAGGAAGCCGACGCCGAGTCGCGTCGTCGGCTCGAAGCCTACGCGCCGGTGGTCGAGCGTCTGGCGCGCGTCGAAGGGATTTCCGAGGGCGAGGGGCGTCCGCTCAAGGGCGCGATGCAGATCGTCCTGGGTGGCGCTACCTTTGCCGTTCCGCTCGCCGGGGTGATCGACCTCGATCAGGAAAAGGCGCGTCTCGCGAAGGAGTTGAAGCGCTGGGACGGTGAGGTCGAGCGGTTCGACAAGAAGCTCGCCAACGAAAAATTCGTCGCTTCGGCGCCGGAGGAAATCGTCGCCGAGCAACGCGAGAAGCGCGCCGAGGCGCTCATTCAGCAGGAGAAGGTCCGGGAAGCGCTGAGGCGTATCGAAACATTTTGA
- the argS gene encoding Arginine--tRNA ligase, with translation MNLFAEFKSRIADAVAALAAEGVLPAGLDVARVAAEPCRDPSHGEIATNAAMVLAKPAGMKPRDLAQALADRLGRADDVAAAEVAGPGFINLRLAPSFWHDRLRDVLKAGTDYGASTMGGGKPVNVEYVSANPTGPMHVGHGRGAVVGDVLASLLAKAGFAVTREYYVNDAGAQVDVLARSLHLRYREALGEKIGEIPEGLYPGDYLVAAGEALAAEVGDRYRDAPEAEWLPKLRLYAVDAMMALIRADLAALGVRHDVFSSERALVEAGGVQKAFDALVEKGLIYEGVLEPPKGMLPEDWEPRPQTLFRATEFGDDVDRPLKKSDGSWTYFASDIAYHFDKFRRGGTAMIDVLGADHGGYVKRMVAAVKAITEGRGTLDIKLCQMVNLMRDGEPVKMSKRAGTFVTLREVIDDVGKDVVRFIMLTRKNDAHLDFDLAKVTEQSKDNPVFYVQYAHARAHSVLRHAAETLPGADLAAANLAAADLSALTDEAEVALIKQLAAWPRVVEGAAEAHEPHRIAYYLGEVAAAFHSLWNKGRDATELRFLQPDRPDLSLARVALVRGMALVVASGLMVLGVTPVEEM, from the coding sequence ATGAACCTGTTTGCCGAATTCAAGAGCCGCATCGCCGATGCGGTCGCCGCGCTCGCCGCCGAGGGCGTTCTGCCCGCCGGTCTCGACGTCGCCCGGGTGGCGGCCGAGCCGTGCCGCGACCCGAGCCACGGCGAAATCGCCACCAATGCCGCGATGGTGCTGGCCAAGCCCGCCGGAATGAAGCCGCGCGACCTCGCGCAGGCGCTCGCCGATCGCCTCGGCCGGGCGGACGACGTGGCGGCGGCGGAGGTTGCCGGTCCGGGATTCATCAATCTGCGTCTCGCGCCGTCGTTCTGGCACGACCGGCTGCGCGACGTGCTGAAGGCGGGCACCGACTACGGCGCGTCCACGATGGGCGGCGGCAAACCGGTCAACGTCGAATACGTCTCCGCCAATCCCACCGGGCCGATGCACGTCGGCCACGGCCGCGGCGCGGTGGTGGGCGACGTGCTCGCCTCGCTGCTCGCCAAGGCGGGCTTCGCTGTGACCCGCGAGTACTACGTCAACGACGCGGGGGCGCAGGTGGACGTGCTCGCCCGCTCGCTGCACCTGCGGTATCGCGAGGCGCTCGGCGAAAAAATCGGCGAAATTCCCGAAGGGCTCTATCCCGGCGACTATCTCGTCGCGGCGGGCGAGGCGCTCGCCGCCGAAGTCGGCGACCGCTATCGCGACGCCCCCGAGGCCGAGTGGCTGCCGAAGCTGCGCCTTTACGCGGTGGACGCGATGATGGCGCTGATCCGCGCGGATCTCGCCGCGCTCGGGGTGCGTCACGACGTGTTCTCCTCCGAGCGCGCGCTGGTCGAGGCGGGCGGGGTGCAGAAGGCGTTCGACGCGCTGGTGGAGAAGGGTCTGATCTACGAGGGCGTGCTGGAACCGCCGAAGGGCATGCTGCCCGAGGACTGGGAGCCGCGGCCGCAGACCCTGTTCCGCGCCACCGAATTCGGCGACGACGTCGACCGTCCGCTGAAGAAGTCGGACGGCTCGTGGACTTATTTCGCCTCCGACATCGCCTACCATTTCGACAAGTTCCGCCGCGGCGGCACGGCGATGATCGACGTGCTCGGCGCCGACCACGGCGGCTACGTCAAGCGCATGGTGGCGGCGGTCAAGGCGATCACCGAGGGGCGCGGCACCCTCGACATCAAGCTCTGCCAGATGGTCAACCTGATGCGCGACGGCGAACCGGTGAAGATGTCGAAGCGCGCGGGTACCTTCGTCACCCTGCGCGAGGTGATCGACGACGTCGGCAAGGACGTGGTGCGCTTCATCATGCTCACCCGCAAGAACGACGCACACCTCGATTTCGACCTCGCCAAGGTCACCGAGCAGTCCAAGGACAACCCTGTGTTCTACGTGCAGTACGCCCACGCGCGCGCCCACTCTGTGCTGCGCCATGCCGCCGAGACGCTGCCGGGCGCCGACCTCGCCGCCGCGAATCTCGCCGCGGCGGACCTCTCGGCCTTGACCGACGAGGCCGAGGTTGCTTTGATCAAGCAGCTTGCCGCCTGGCCGCGCGTCGTCGAGGGCGCGGCCGAGGCGCACGAGCCGCACCGCATCGCCTATTACCTCGGCGAAGTGGCGGCGGCGTTCCACAGCCTGTGGAACAAGGGACGCGACGCAACCGAACTGCGGTTTCTCCAGCCGGATCGCCCCGATCTGTCGCTGGCCCGCGTCGCGTTGGTGCGGGGGATGGCTCTGGTTGTTGCCTCCGGCCTGATGGTCCTCGGCGTCACGCCGGTTGAGGAGATGTAA
- a CDS encoding Deoxyguanosinetriphosphate triphosphohydrolase-like protein produces MEPTFCQAPLAPYACIPDRSRGRLVDEPSAGGRSPFQRDRDRIIHAAAFRRLSSKTQVFVYHEGDSYRTRLSHSLEVSQIARSIARELHLNEDLAEALALAHDLGHPPFGHAGEDVLRRCMGPFGGFDHNAQSLKVVTRLERHYAQFDGLNLSWETLEGLVKHNGPLLDDVPAYIAAFDRAFPLDLRRHSSLEAQIAAVADDIAYNNHDIADGLRAGLFGLDELRDLASVGPHLRLVENTYPNLEPGRRIHETVRRMINAMVSDVVAHARAEIAAAGVRDIEDVRAAGRTLVGFSPGMRATDRALKEFLFPNMYRHHKVMRATTKARRVVDDLFGLLLSEPRLLPGDWRQRCDGPGGPATAEEVCDYVAGMTDRFALDEHARLFDPKVNP; encoded by the coding sequence ATGGAACCGACCTTCTGTCAGGCCCCGCTGGCCCCCTATGCCTGCATTCCGGACCGCAGTCGCGGGCGTCTGGTCGACGAACCGTCGGCGGGCGGCCGGTCGCCGTTCCAGCGCGACCGCGATCGCATCATTCACGCCGCCGCGTTCCGCCGCCTGTCGTCGAAGACCCAGGTGTTCGTCTATCACGAGGGCGACAGCTACCGCACCCGCCTGAGCCATTCGCTCGAAGTCTCGCAGATCGCCCGTTCGATCGCGCGCGAGCTGCACCTCAACGAAGACCTCGCCGAGGCGCTCGCCCTCGCCCACGACCTCGGGCATCCGCCGTTCGGGCACGCGGGCGAGGACGTGTTGCGGCGCTGCATGGGGCCGTTCGGCGGCTTCGATCACAACGCCCAGTCGCTCAAGGTGGTGACCCGCCTCGAACGCCATTACGCGCAGTTCGACGGCCTCAACCTGTCGTGGGAAACCCTCGAAGGGCTGGTCAAGCACAACGGTCCGCTGCTCGACGACGTGCCCGCCTACATCGCCGCGTTCGACCGCGCGTTTCCCCTCGACCTGCGCCGTCATTCGAGCCTGGAGGCCCAGATCGCCGCGGTCGCCGACGATATCGCCTACAACAACCACGACATCGCCGACGGTCTGCGCGCCGGGCTGTTCGGGCTCGACGAACTGCGCGATCTCGCGTCGGTCGGTCCGCATCTCCGGCTGGTCGAGAACACCTATCCGAACCTCGAACCCGGTCGCCGGATCCACGAGACGGTGCGGCGGATGATCAACGCGATGGTCTCCGACGTCGTCGCCCACGCCCGCGCCGAAATCGCCGCCGCCGGGGTGCGCGACATCGAGGACGTGCGCGCCGCGGGCCGCACCCTCGTCGGCTTCTCGCCGGGGATGCGGGCCACCGACCGCGCGCTCAAGGAATTCCTGTTCCCCAACATGTATCGTCACCACAAGGTGATGCGCGCCACCACCAAGGCGCGCCGGGTGGTGGACGATCTCTTCGGGCTGCTGCTCTCCGAGCCGCGGCTGTTGCCGGGCGACTGGCGGCAGCGCTGCGACGGGCCGGGTGGGCCCGCCACCGCCGAGGAAGTCTGCGACTACGTCGCGGGCATGACCGACCGTTTCGCGCTCGACGAACACGCGCGTCTTTTCGATCCGAAAGTCAATCCATGA
- the nagZ gene encoding Beta-hexosaminidase, translated as MSSPSADGFAAAALFGCRGLALSAEEKAFFAETRPFGFILFARNVESPDQVRALVAEMRAAVGRADAPVLIDQEGGRVQRLRPPHWRAAPAAAEIAAIGARAGHAAYLNARLIGRELAALGVTVDCAPVLDVSRPETHAVIGDRAYDSDPARVAMFGRAVCDGLRAEGVHPVIKHIPGHGRARADSHLELPRVPASYEELEALDFAPFKALAGEDWAMTAHIVYDAVDPEAPATCSQAMIGGVIRDAIGFTGLLMSDDLSMKALDGDFGDRTRAALDAGCDMVLHCNGEIAEMRAVAAALQPLSPAAWARFRTAEVRRARARLSAEPVATADLLAQFDALMSG; from the coding sequence GTGTCGTCGCCAAGCGCTGACGGTTTCGCCGCGGCGGCCCTGTTCGGCTGCCGCGGCCTCGCGCTCTCGGCGGAGGAGAAAGCCTTCTTCGCCGAGACGCGGCCGTTCGGCTTCATCCTGTTCGCCCGCAACGTCGAAAGCCCGGATCAGGTGCGCGCCCTGGTGGCGGAGATGCGCGCCGCCGTCGGCCGCGCCGACGCGCCGGTGCTGATCGACCAGGAAGGCGGGCGGGTGCAGCGCCTGCGCCCACCGCACTGGCGCGCCGCGCCCGCCGCCGCCGAGATCGCGGCGATCGGCGCGCGGGCCGGACATGCGGCCTATCTCAACGCGCGGCTGATCGGCCGCGAGCTTGCCGCACTCGGCGTCACCGTCGATTGCGCCCCGGTGCTCGACGTTTCGCGCCCCGAAACCCACGCGGTGATCGGCGACCGCGCATATGATTCCGACCCCGCCCGGGTCGCGATGTTCGGCCGCGCGGTGTGCGACGGCCTGCGCGCCGAGGGCGTGCATCCGGTGATCAAGCACATCCCCGGCCACGGCCGCGCCCGCGCCGACAGCCATCTCGAACTGCCGCGCGTTCCGGCCTCCTACGAGGAACTGGAGGCGCTCGACTTCGCGCCGTTCAAGGCGCTGGCGGGCGAGGATTGGGCGATGACCGCGCACATCGTCTACGACGCCGTCGATCCGGAAGCCCCGGCGACCTGCTCGCAGGCGATGATCGGCGGAGTGATCCGCGACGCCATCGGTTTCACCGGCCTGCTGATGAGCGACGATCTCTCGATGAAGGCGCTGGATGGCGACTTCGGCGACCGCACACGCGCCGCCCTCGATGCCGGGTGCGACATGGTCCTGCACTGCAACGGCGAGATCGCGGAGATGCGCGCCGTCGCCGCCGCGCTGCAACCGCTTTCGCCCGCCGCCTGGGCGCGTTTCCGTACCGCCGAGGTGCGGCGCGCCCGTGCGCGGCTGAGCGCGGAGCCGGTCGCGACCGCCGATCTTCTGGCGCAGTTCGACGCGTTGATGTCGGGGTAG
- a CDS encoding Condensin subunit ScpA, with amino-acid sequence MVQERLPTFDDWAEQPAPERGPGLDVLLLDIDGYEGPIDVLLALSRDQKVDLRQVSILQLAEQYLTFVAEARRRNLELAADYLVMAAWLAYLKSRLLLPAAPDAEEPSGAEMAAALAFQLERLDAMRKAGEALMARPRLGERVFARGAPEGLRDVARPVFDARLYDLLAAYGGFQARKTVTRLEIREAKLYSVDDALARLSYLIGAAADWQRLEAFLPPGLADPLYRRSAVGATFVAALELTRQGRVELRQDGGAFSPIRLRKATR; translated from the coding sequence ATGGTCCAGGAGCGCCTGCCGACCTTCGACGACTGGGCGGAACAACCCGCTCCCGAGCGCGGACCCGGCCTCGACGTGCTGCTGCTGGACATCGACGGCTACGAAGGCCCGATCGACGTTCTCCTCGCGCTGTCCCGCGACCAGAAGGTCGATCTGCGGCAGGTGTCGATCCTCCAACTCGCCGAGCAGTATCTCACGTTCGTCGCCGAGGCGCGGCGGCGTAATCTCGAACTCGCGGCCGACTATCTGGTGATGGCGGCGTGGCTGGCGTATCTCAAGTCGCGCCTGCTGCTGCCCGCCGCGCCCGACGCGGAGGAACCTTCCGGCGCGGAGATGGCCGCCGCGCTTGCCTTCCAGCTCGAACGCCTGGACGCGATGCGCAAGGCGGGCGAAGCCCTGATGGCGCGGCCGCGTCTCGGCGAGCGGGTATTCGCGCGGGGCGCGCCGGAAGGGCTGCGCGACGTGGCGAGGCCGGTGTTCGACGCGCGGCTCTACGATCTCCTTGCCGCCTACGGCGGTTTTCAGGCGCGCAAGACGGTGACGCGGCTGGAAATCCGCGAGGCCAAGCTCTATTCGGTGGACGACGCGCTGGCGCGGCTCTCCTACCTGATCGGCGCGGCGGCGGACTGGCAGCGGCTCGAAGCCTTCCTGCCGCCGGGGCTCGCCGATCCGCTCTACCGCCGCTCGGCGGTCGGCGCAACCTTCGTCGCCGCCCTCGAACTCACCCGCCAGGGGCGCGTCGAGCTGCGCCAGGACGGCGGCGCGTTCTCTCCGATCCGACTGCGAAAGGCGACGCGATGA
- a CDS encoding Exodeoxyribonuclease III codes for MPTIATWNVNSIKARLPIVADWIKSFSPDVVMLQEIKCQDGDFPEFEFKALGYEVLVHGQKSYNGVAILSRIGIADPVVGLPGHDGPPQSRYVEATVGGRWRVASIYLPNGNPVADAGGDPSEKFSYKLAWMECLAAHAQRLLAADRPTLLGGDFNVIPHPADCWDPKVWEGDALMRPETRRRFHALLNQGWTDTTRALNPHPGLYSFWDYQAGAWQKNHGIRIDFLLASAEAADALLAAGVDSAPRGKEKASDHAPVWCRLAG; via the coding sequence GTGCCGACCATCGCCACCTGGAACGTCAACTCGATCAAGGCCCGCCTGCCGATCGTCGCCGACTGGATCAAGAGCTTCTCGCCCGACGTGGTGATGCTGCAGGAGATCAAGTGTCAGGACGGCGACTTCCCCGAGTTCGAGTTCAAGGCGCTCGGCTACGAGGTTCTGGTGCACGGGCAGAAGAGCTACAACGGCGTCGCCATCCTCTCGCGGATCGGGATCGCCGATCCGGTGGTCGGACTGCCGGGCCACGACGGTCCGCCCCAGAGCCGCTATGTCGAGGCGACCGTCGGCGGGCGCTGGCGGGTCGCCTCGATCTACCTGCCCAACGGCAACCCGGTCGCCGACGCGGGCGGCGACCCTTCCGAGAAGTTTTCCTACAAACTGGCGTGGATGGAGTGCCTCGCCGCGCACGCGCAGCGCCTGCTCGCCGCCGACCGGCCGACCCTCCTCGGCGGCGACTTCAACGTCATCCCCCACCCCGCCGACTGTTGGGATCCGAAGGTGTGGGAGGGCGACGCGCTGATGCGTCCGGAAACGCGCCGCCGCTTCCACGCCCTCCTCAACCAGGGCTGGACCGACACCACCCGCGCGCTCAATCCGCACCCGGGGCTCTATTCGTTCTGGGATTATCAGGCGGGCGCGTGGCAGAAGAACCACGGCATCCGCATCGACTTCCTGCTCGCCTCGGCGGAGGCCGCCGACGCGCTGCTGGCGGCCGGGGTCGACAGCGCGCCGCGCGGCAAGGAAAAGGCATCCGACCACGCGCCGGTGTGGTGCCGCCTCGCCGGGTGA